A genomic stretch from Acetobacter ascendens includes:
- a CDS encoding 2-oxoglutarate dehydrogenase E1 component, whose translation MAVSDVLATALNGANIAYLADLYAQWAKDPKSADPSFDILFSSLGDDEAAVLKDAVGASWAPRPSIITGDEPAPAPKGKGGPAGGLAAQDSLAIARLIRAYREYGHLEASLDPLGLKEPHKTEELDPATYGFGEKDLNREVFIGSLLDPLLKGKNTAKVSEVIAALRSVYCESIGAEYMYARNHEQREWLRKRLEGDNWRAHVTVEEQKVILANLTEAEGFEAFCQKRYVGAKRFGLEGGEISIPSLHAIIDSCASQGVTSVAIGMAHRGRLNTLVNVVRKPYVAIFNEFAGGSFKPDNVEGSGDVKYHLGSSTDVDVAGKAVHISLQPNPSHLEAVDPVVCGKVRAIQDDAGDTEKRLSSLGVIIHGDAAFAGQGIVYETFAMSQLPGYRTGGTIHMVVNNQIGFTTNPECGHSGVYGTDVAKSIEAPVLHVNGDDAEAVIYVSRLAADYRQAFASDIVLDIVCYRRHGHNETDEPVFTQPVMYKAIAAHDTPHTLYAKRLVKAGVVTDDEVKAQWDAFHAKLDDDYKAAQSYKVNKADWLEGGWKGLVAAGHDPERAFPETGVALDALRKIGEAITKVPEGFNLNSKIARQLKAKANMFSSGEGFDWATGEALGFGSLLLDGHRVRLSGEDCQRGTFSQRHAVWTDQENQTPFTPLNHIQDKQAKIEIWNSLLSEYGVVGFEYGYSVRNPQTLVLWEAQFGDFANCAQVIIDQFIASGETKWLRMSGLVMLLPHGYEGQGPEHSSARLERYLQLCAENNMFVCNITTPANYFHALRRQLKLDYRKPMILMEPKSLLRHKLAVSALADFGPGTRFKPVIGEIDDLGADNKVRRVVICSGKVYYDLLAERREKGIKDVAILRLEQLYPFPEAALAAELKRYPEADIVWCQEETENGGAWHFADRRIEAALVAAGHKAGRPQYVGRAAAASPATGLARIHAAEQADLVERALGLKKSG comes from the coding sequence ATGGCGGTTTCGGACGTACTGGCAACCGCTCTTAACGGTGCCAATATCGCTTACCTTGCGGATCTGTATGCCCAGTGGGCAAAAGATCCCAAAAGTGCGGATCCGTCCTTCGATATTCTGTTCAGCTCACTGGGCGATGATGAAGCCGCAGTGCTGAAGGATGCCGTTGGGGCCTCTTGGGCGCCACGCCCTTCCATTATCACGGGGGATGAACCCGCACCTGCTCCGAAGGGGAAAGGTGGCCCGGCTGGTGGGTTGGCCGCGCAGGATAGCCTGGCCATTGCCCGGCTGATCCGTGCGTATCGTGAATACGGCCATCTGGAAGCCTCGCTTGATCCGCTGGGCCTGAAGGAACCTCATAAAACCGAGGAACTGGACCCCGCCACATACGGTTTTGGTGAAAAAGACCTGAACCGCGAAGTGTTTATTGGCTCGCTGCTTGATCCGCTGCTCAAGGGCAAGAACACGGCCAAGGTTTCCGAGGTTATTGCAGCACTCCGTTCTGTGTATTGCGAAAGCATTGGCGCGGAATACATGTATGCCCGTAACCACGAACAGCGCGAATGGCTGCGCAAACGCTTGGAAGGCGATAACTGGCGCGCCCACGTAACGGTGGAAGAGCAGAAAGTTATCCTAGCTAACCTGACCGAAGCCGAAGGTTTTGAGGCATTCTGCCAGAAGCGTTACGTGGGCGCCAAGCGTTTTGGTCTGGAAGGGGGCGAAATCTCCATTCCATCCCTGCACGCCATTATTGATTCCTGTGCCAGCCAGGGGGTGACATCGGTTGCCATCGGTATGGCGCATCGTGGCCGCTTGAACACGCTGGTTAACGTGGTGCGCAAGCCTTACGTGGCTATCTTTAACGAATTTGCCGGTGGTTCCTTCAAACCAGATAACGTTGAAGGTTCGGGCGATGTTAAATACCACCTTGGTTCCTCCACAGATGTAGATGTGGCAGGCAAGGCAGTGCATATTTCGCTCCAGCCCAACCCTTCACATCTGGAAGCGGTTGATCCGGTTGTGTGCGGTAAGGTGCGCGCCATTCAGGATGATGCGGGCGATACGGAAAAACGTCTTTCCAGCCTTGGCGTTATTATCCACGGTGATGCTGCATTTGCCGGACAAGGCATTGTTTACGAAACCTTTGCCATGTCCCAACTGCCGGGATACCGCACGGGTGGCACCATCCATATGGTGGTGAACAACCAGATTGGCTTTACCACCAATCCGGAATGTGGGCATTCGGGCGTTTACGGCACCGATGTTGCAAAATCCATTGAAGCCCCCGTGCTGCATGTGAATGGTGATGATGCCGAGGCGGTAATTTACGTTTCTCGCCTTGCAGCAGATTACCGTCAGGCTTTTGCAAGTGACATTGTGCTGGATATCGTCTGCTATCGTCGCCACGGGCATAACGAAACGGATGAGCCAGTCTTCACTCAGCCGGTCATGTACAAAGCCATTGCCGCGCATGATACCCCGCACACGCTTTATGCAAAACGCCTTGTAAAAGCAGGCGTTGTGACGGATGACGAAGTGAAGGCCCAGTGGGATGCCTTCCATGCCAAACTGGATGATGATTACAAGGCTGCCCAGTCTTACAAGGTGAACAAGGCAGACTGGCTGGAAGGTGGCTGGAAAGGCTTGGTGGCTGCTGGTCATGATCCGGAACGCGCCTTCCCTGAAACAGGTGTTGCACTGGATGCGCTGCGCAAGATTGGCGAAGCCATTACAAAAGTGCCAGAAGGCTTCAACCTGAATTCCAAAATTGCCCGCCAGCTTAAGGCCAAGGCAAATATGTTCAGCTCGGGTGAAGGGTTTGACTGGGCAACCGGTGAGGCTCTGGGCTTTGGCTCCCTGTTGCTGGATGGCCACCGCGTGCGTCTTTCTGGTGAGGATTGCCAGCGCGGCACGTTCAGCCAGCGTCATGCCGTTTGGACGGATCAGGAAAACCAGACACCCTTTACGCCGCTGAACCATATTCAGGACAAGCAGGCAAAAATCGAAATCTGGAACTCGCTTCTTTCAGAATACGGTGTGGTTGGGTTTGAATACGGATATTCCGTGCGCAACCCGCAAACGCTGGTGCTGTGGGAAGCCCAGTTTGGTGATTTTGCCAACTGTGCTCAGGTAATTATCGATCAGTTCATTGCTTCGGGTGAAACCAAGTGGCTGCGTATGTCCGGTTTGGTCATGCTGCTGCCGCATGGTTACGAAGGGCAGGGGCCGGAACATTCTTCTGCCCGTCTGGAACGTTATCTTCAGCTTTGTGCTGAAAATAACATGTTTGTTTGCAACATCACCACGCCAGCAAACTACTTCCATGCCCTGCGCCGCCAGCTCAAGCTGGATTACCGCAAGCCGATGATCCTGATGGAGCCGAAGTCTCTGCTGCGGCATAAACTTGCGGTTTCCGCTCTGGCAGATTTTGGTCCGGGCACACGCTTCAAACCCGTGATTGGCGAAATTGATGATCTGGGTGCCGATAACAAGGTGCGCCGCGTGGTGATCTGCTCTGGCAAGGTCTATTACGATCTGCTGGCCGAACGCCGGGAAAAAGGCATTAAGGATGTTGCCATCCTGCGTCTGGAACAACTCTACCCCTTCCCGGAAGCAGCCCTAGCCGCCGAACTTAAGCGCTATCCTGAAGCAGACATTGTCTGGTGTCAGGAAGAAACGGAAAACGGCGGTGCATGGCATTTTGCAGACAGGCGGATTGAAGCAGCTCTTGTTGCCGCAGGCCATAAGGCAGGCCGCCCGCAATATGTGGGCCGTGCCGCAGCAGCCAGCCCGGCCACCGGCCTTGCCCGTATTCATGCGGCAGAGCAGGCGGACTTGGTTGAACGCGCATTGGGGCTGAAAAAGTCTGGCTGA
- the odhB gene encoding 2-oxoglutarate dehydrogenase complex dihydrolipoyllysine-residue succinyltransferase codes for MSVEIKVPTLGESVTTATVAKWLKQPGEAVQADEPIVELETDKVSVEVSAPQAGVLGPQAAKEDQEVEVGALLTTLEPGKAGAAPAAKAAAPEKKAEPVAAAAPAKAAAPAPKAAAPAPAVDAGAALPAARKMMAENDLSAQQLAGTGLGGRITKGDVLGFLANPQAATPAAAPKPPRNDDPREERVKMTRLRRTIARRLKEAQNTAAMLTTFNEIDMSGAMALRAEYQDSFVKKHGVKLGYMSIFSRAVVAALKEFPAINAEIDGDDVIYRDFVNLGIAVGGPNGLVVPVIRDADKMGYAQIEKTIAGFGKAAREGTLKLDQLSGGTFSITNGGIYGSLLSTPILNAPQSGILGMHSIQERPVAVNGQVVIRPMMYIALSYDHRIVDGKEAVSFLVRVKQNVEDPRRLLIEV; via the coding sequence ATGTCTGTCGAGATCAAGGTGCCGACACTGGGTGAAAGCGTAACCACAGCAACCGTGGCCAAATGGCTGAAGCAGCCGGGCGAAGCAGTGCAGGCAGATGAACCGATTGTTGAGCTGGAAACCGATAAGGTGAGCGTGGAAGTTTCTGCGCCGCAGGCTGGTGTTCTGGGCCCGCAGGCTGCCAAGGAAGATCAGGAAGTGGAAGTGGGCGCACTGCTGACCACTCTGGAACCTGGTAAGGCCGGTGCAGCACCAGCCGCCAAAGCCGCAGCCCCGGAAAAGAAAGCAGAACCCGTAGCTGCTGCCGCTCCGGCAAAAGCAGCCGCGCCAGCACCTAAGGCCGCAGCACCTGCTCCGGCAGTGGATGCCGGTGCCGCTCTGCCAGCAGCCCGCAAGATGATGGCAGAAAACGACCTGAGCGCACAGCAGCTTGCAGGCACTGGCCTTGGTGGCCGTATTACCAAGGGTGATGTACTGGGCTTTTTGGCTAACCCACAGGCCGCAACACCAGCCGCAGCCCCCAAGCCGCCGCGCAATGATGACCCGCGTGAAGAACGCGTGAAGATGACGCGCCTGCGCCGCACCATTGCCCGCCGCCTGAAGGAAGCACAGAACACGGCGGCCATGCTGACAACGTTTAATGAAATCGACATGTCCGGCGCTATGGCGCTGCGTGCCGAATATCAGGACTCGTTTGTTAAAAAGCACGGTGTCAAGCTGGGCTATATGTCCATCTTCTCTCGCGCTGTTGTGGCAGCCCTGAAAGAGTTCCCGGCTATTAACGCAGAAATTGACGGTGATGATGTTATCTACCGTGATTTCGTAAACCTCGGCATTGCCGTGGGTGGGCCAAACGGGCTGGTGGTGCCGGTTATCCGTGATGCCGACAAAATGGGCTATGCCCAAATTGAAAAAACCATTGCAGGTTTTGGCAAGGCTGCACGTGAAGGTACGTTGAAGCTGGATCAGCTTTCTGGCGGCACCTTCTCCATCACCAATGGCGGTATTTACGGCTCTTTGCTGTCCACCCCCATCCTGAACGCACCGCAGTCTGGCATTCTGGGCATGCACTCCATTCAGGAACGCCCGGTGGCCGTGAACGGGCAGGTGGTGATCCGCCCGATGATGTATATTGCCCTTTCTTATGATCACCGCATTGTAGATGGCAAGGAAGCCGTCAGCTTCCTTGTGCGGGTGAAGCAGAACGTGGAAGACCCGCGCCGCCTTCTGATTGAAGTCTGA
- the lpdA gene encoding dihydrolipoyl dehydrogenase — protein sequence MPIEIKVPTLGESVTTATVGKWLKQPGEAVKVDEPVVELETDKVSVEVPAPASGRLENHAVKEGDEVEVGAVLATLEAGAAGSALAAKATAPAAKAEDAKPAAAPAAQAPAETDYDVVVIGAGPGGYVCAIRAAQLGFKVACVEQRATLGGTCLNVGCIPSKALLQSSENYHAAGHDFAAHGVVIDSVKLDLARMQARKADIVGANVKGVEYLFKKNGITWLKGHGKVEGTGRLSVDGKPVTAKHIVIASGSNSANLPGIEIDEKVIVTSTGALELSEVPKRLVVIGGGVIGLELGSVWGRLGADVTVVEFLDRLVPGTDNEVASQFQKLLVKQGFKMKLGHKVTKAEKTKKGVVLTVEPSAGGTAETLEADVVLVAVGRTAASKNMGLEEAGIALDKRGRVEVDAHYTTSVPGIYAIGDVIAGPMLAHKAEEEGVALAELLAGQAGHVNYDAIPGVIYTWPEVASVGFTEEQLKDKGVAYKIGKFPFMANGRARALGMTDGFVKVLADKQTDRVLGVHIIGPCAGELIAEATMAIEFGASAEDIGRVCHAHPTLSEAVKEAALGADNRAINI from the coding sequence ATGCCGATTGAAATTAAAGTTCCCACACTTGGAGAAAGCGTTACGACCGCCACGGTGGGGAAGTGGCTGAAACAGCCGGGTGAAGCTGTAAAAGTGGATGAACCAGTTGTTGAGCTGGAAACAGATAAAGTAAGTGTGGAAGTGCCTGCTCCGGCATCTGGTCGGCTTGAAAATCATGCCGTAAAAGAAGGTGATGAAGTAGAAGTTGGCGCTGTGCTGGCTACGCTGGAAGCCGGTGCCGCAGGTTCTGCGCTCGCCGCAAAAGCTACTGCACCTGCTGCCAAGGCAGAAGATGCCAAACCAGCCGCAGCACCAGCAGCGCAGGCTCCGGCAGAAACAGATTATGATGTTGTAGTTATTGGTGCAGGCCCCGGTGGGTATGTGTGCGCCATTCGTGCTGCACAGCTTGGCTTTAAAGTGGCGTGTGTGGAACAGCGTGCAACACTTGGTGGCACCTGCTTGAACGTGGGTTGTATTCCTTCCAAGGCATTGCTTCAGTCTTCCGAAAACTATCATGCAGCCGGGCATGATTTTGCCGCTCATGGTGTGGTGATTGATAGCGTAAAGCTGGATCTGGCCCGTATGCAGGCCCGTAAGGCAGATATTGTGGGCGCCAACGTGAAGGGCGTTGAATATCTGTTCAAGAAGAACGGCATCACCTGGCTGAAAGGCCACGGCAAGGTGGAAGGCACAGGCCGCCTGAGCGTGGATGGCAAGCCGGTAACCGCTAAGCACATTGTTATTGCCAGCGGCAGCAATAGTGCCAACCTGCCTGGCATTGAGATAGATGAAAAAGTTATTGTCACCTCCACCGGTGCGTTGGAACTTTCTGAAGTGCCCAAGCGCCTTGTGGTGATTGGTGGCGGTGTTATCGGTCTGGAACTTGGTAGCGTATGGGGCCGTCTGGGTGCCGATGTAACTGTTGTTGAATTCCTTGATCGTCTGGTGCCGGGCACGGATAACGAGGTGGCCTCGCAGTTCCAGAAGCTATTGGTGAAGCAGGGCTTCAAGATGAAGCTGGGCCATAAGGTCACCAAAGCCGAAAAAACCAAAAAAGGCGTGGTGCTGACGGTTGAACCTTCAGCCGGTGGCACTGCCGAAACGCTTGAGGCCGATGTGGTTCTGGTTGCTGTGGGCCGCACGGCTGCCAGCAAGAACATGGGGCTGGAAGAAGCTGGTATTGCGCTGGATAAGCGTGGCCGTGTTGAGGTGGATGCACATTACACCACCAGCGTGCCGGGCATTTACGCCATTGGCGATGTAATTGCAGGCCCCATGCTGGCCCATAAGGCAGAAGAAGAAGGCGTAGCCTTGGCAGAACTGCTGGCTGGTCAGGCTGGGCACGTGAATTACGATGCTATTCCGGGTGTAATTTACACATGGCCGGAAGTTGCTTCTGTTGGCTTTACGGAAGAACAGCTTAAAGACAAGGGCGTGGCTTACAAAATCGGCAAGTTCCCCTTCATGGCCAATGGTCGTGCCCGCGCTTTGGGCATGACGGATGGCTTTGTAAAGGTGCTGGCAGATAAGCAGACAGACCGCGTTCTGGGTGTGCACATTATTGGCCCATGTGCTGGCGAACTGATTGCTGAAGCCACAATGGCCATTGAATTTGGGGCCTCTGCCGAAGATATCGGTCGCGTGTGCCACGCACATCCAACCCTGAGTGAAGCCGTGAAGGAAGCCGCGCTGGGAGCTGACAACCGCGCGATCAACATCTGA
- a CDS encoding L,D-transpeptidase has product MFVPRHPTVWAMAGSLLLAPGGLAAAQTPAPDAASQTEESRPEKSSIQGDGAQTQAPTQEAPDGHVPYAPPPEEAAQLPPMPVVDNEEARKEADSLTRDFRHEVPVALKVSTARKTAWIALARQQLEQAGYVIDRPQVLVVVDRNPSVQRLCLILTLPNDPDWQVIGSTKVSTGTTGRKYYYITPTGVFTNTADRLGYRALGTKNENGIRGNGIKGMRVWDFGWQWAEKGWLPSREKGQIRLEMHATDPVYLEQRLGHTASEGCIRIPASLNVFIDKHGLIDAEYEQWAAVDMRFKALLRPDRKPTAISGVAVVVVDSADYRPDSDKTAALKENAGPSKLAARG; this is encoded by the coding sequence ATGTTCGTGCCAAGGCATCCAACTGTATGGGCAATGGCTGGTAGCCTGCTTTTGGCACCGGGTGGGCTTGCTGCGGCCCAAACGCCTGCGCCAGATGCAGCCTCTCAAACCGAAGAATCCCGCCCAGAAAAATCATCCATACAGGGTGATGGCGCGCAAACACAGGCTCCTACGCAGGAAGCGCCGGATGGCCATGTGCCTTACGCACCACCACCCGAGGAAGCCGCGCAGCTTCCCCCCATGCCTGTGGTGGATAATGAGGAAGCCCGTAAGGAAGCCGATAGCCTTACGCGGGATTTCCGGCACGAAGTGCCCGTAGCCCTTAAAGTTTCAACTGCACGTAAAACCGCATGGATCGCACTGGCCCGCCAGCAGTTGGAGCAGGCCGGGTATGTTATTGACCGGCCTCAGGTGCTGGTGGTGGTGGATCGTAACCCTTCGGTGCAGCGCCTGTGCCTGATTCTGACCCTGCCGAATGATCCAGACTGGCAGGTTATTGGCAGCACCAAGGTTTCTACAGGCACTACGGGGCGCAAGTATTATTACATTACGCCCACCGGAGTGTTTACCAACACGGCAGATCGGCTTGGTTACCGTGCGCTTGGCACCAAAAATGAAAATGGGATCCGCGGCAACGGTATCAAAGGCATGCGGGTGTGGGATTTTGGCTGGCAATGGGCCGAAAAAGGTTGGCTACCCAGCCGGGAAAAAGGTCAGATTCGGTTGGAAATGCACGCAACAGATCCCGTTTATCTGGAGCAACGGCTAGGCCACACGGCATCTGAAGGATGCATCCGTATTCCGGCATCGTTAAACGTGTTTATAGATAAGCACGGCTTGATAGATGCGGAATATGAGCAATGGGCCGCCGTAGATATGCGCTTTAAAGCCCTGTTACGGCCAGATAGAAAGCCCACAGCTATTTCAGGCGTAGCCGTAGTGGTGGTGGATTCGGCTGATTATCGTCCAGATTCAGATAAAACCGCAGCACTTAAAGAAAATGCAGGCCCATCCAAATTAGCTGCGCGAGGGTAA
- a CDS encoding DUF3597 domain-containing protein encodes MLRGIAWLAFKHSASCIVKVMLALAKGFLNMSIFGSILSAIFHHAKAATPDTTSPANAGAQPSAAAAAAPGSIPPAGSPVNVDAVLADMAAKNGQNLNWQESIVDLLKLLGLDSSLDARKKLAGELGYTGDTNDSATMNVWLIKEVRQKLAENGGKVPAGL; translated from the coding sequence ATGCTTAGGGGTATTGCATGGCTTGCCTTTAAGCATTCTGCTTCTTGTATTGTAAAAGTCATGCTGGCTCTTGCGAAAGGATTTCTGAACATGAGCATTTTTGGCTCCATTCTCTCCGCCATTTTCCATCATGCCAAGGCTGCCACGCCAGACACCACATCCCCTGCCAACGCTGGTGCACAGCCTTCTGCTGCTGCCGCTGCGGCTCCGGGTTCCATTCCGCCTGCTGGCTCACCGGTAAATGTTGATGCCGTGCTGGCCGATATGGCTGCAAAAAATGGCCAGAACCTGAACTGGCAGGAATCCATTGTGGATCTGCTGAAGCTTCTGGGCCTCGACAGCTCCTTGGACGCCCGCAAGAAACTGGCAGGCGAACTGGGCTATACGGGTGACACGAACGATAGCGCCACCATGAACGTATGGCTGATTAAAGAAGTCCGCCAGAAATTGGCCGAAAACGGCGGCAAAGTGCCTGCTGGCCTGTAA
- the ahcY gene encoding adenosylhomocysteinase → MSDYKVKDLSLAEWGRKEISIAEGEMPGLMALREEYGQSKPLKGARIAGCLHMTIQTAVLIETLVALGATVRWSSCNIFSTQDHAAAAIAAAGIPVFAWKGLSEEEFWWCIEQTVKGPDGWTPNMILDDGGDLTVLMHDKYPELLANVKGLSEETTTGVHRLWEMQKKGTLKVPAINVNDSVTKSKFDNLYGCRESLVDAIRRGTDVMMAGKVAVVAGYGDVGKGSAASLRNAGCRVLVTEVDPICALQAAMEGYEVVTMEEGALRGDIFVTATGNVDVITLDHMRAMKNRAIVCNIGHFDSEIQINALRNFTWDNIKPQVDEVVFPDGKRLIVLSEGRLVNLGNATGHPSFVMSASFTNQTLAQIELWTAPEGKYEAKVYTLPKKLDEKVAALHLAKVGAHLSKLNKEQAEYIGVHVNGPFKHHDYRY, encoded by the coding sequence ATGAGCGATTACAAGGTTAAGGATCTCTCTCTCGCTGAGTGGGGCCGCAAGGAAATTTCCATTGCCGAAGGCGAAATGCCCGGCCTGATGGCCCTGCGCGAGGAATACGGCCAGAGCAAGCCGCTGAAAGGCGCACGCATTGCCGGCTGCCTGCACATGACCATCCAGACCGCCGTGCTGATTGAAACGCTGGTGGCCCTTGGAGCCACGGTGCGTTGGTCATCTTGCAACATCTTCTCTACGCAGGACCACGCTGCGGCTGCCATTGCTGCTGCGGGCATTCCCGTATTTGCATGGAAAGGCCTGTCGGAAGAAGAATTCTGGTGGTGCATTGAACAGACAGTGAAGGGCCCCGATGGCTGGACCCCGAACATGATTCTGGATGACGGCGGTGATCTGACCGTGCTGATGCACGACAAATACCCCGAACTGCTGGCCAACGTGAAAGGCCTTTCTGAAGAAACCACAACAGGTGTACACCGCCTGTGGGAAATGCAGAAAAAAGGCACGCTGAAAGTTCCGGCCATTAACGTGAACGACAGCGTTACCAAATCCAAGTTCGATAACCTGTATGGCTGCCGTGAAAGCCTGGTGGACGCTATCCGCCGTGGCACAGACGTGATGATGGCTGGCAAGGTTGCCGTTGTTGCCGGTTATGGTGATGTGGGCAAAGGTTCCGCTGCTTCCTTGCGCAATGCAGGCTGCCGCGTTCTGGTTACGGAAGTAGACCCCATTTGCGCCCTTCAGGCCGCCATGGAAGGCTACGAAGTGGTAACGATGGAAGAAGGTGCCCTCCGTGGTGACATCTTTGTAACCGCCACCGGCAACGTGGACGTGATTACGCTTGACCACATGCGCGCCATGAAAAACCGCGCCATTGTGTGCAACATCGGGCACTTTGATTCTGAAATCCAGATCAACGCGCTGCGTAACTTCACGTGGGACAACATCAAGCCACAGGTGGACGAAGTTGTGTTCCCCGATGGCAAGCGCCTGATTGTTCTGTCCGAAGGTCGTTTGGTGAACCTTGGCAACGCCACGGGCCACCCCTCCTTTGTGATGTCCGCTTCCTTCACCAACCAGACACTGGCCCAGATTGAACTGTGGACAGCGCCGGAAGGTAAATACGAAGCCAAGGTGTACACCCTGCCCAAAAAGCTGGATGAAAAGGTTGCTGCCCTGCATCTGGCCAAGGTTGGCGCACATCTGAGCAAGCTGAACAAAGAGCAGGCTGAATATATTGGCGTGCACGTTAACGGCCCGTTCAAGCACCACGATTACCGCTACTGA
- a CDS encoding lysophospholipid acyltransferase family protein: protein MSVLRSVLFNVLAFLLTLLMGFGAFPIRWFAHRLALPYAKLWSRLVLALFRSICGVKVEITGLEHLPANGPALIASQHQSAFDTLVWMLLLPRPCYVMKGELRRIPLLGPMLVLTGMMPIERAAGAKAMRMLLQETDKALKADRQIIIFPEGTRTAPGEHVALKPGIAAMANHAKLPVIPVATNSGLFWGRNAFFKRSGVLHIAIGPAVGPAKRAALLADIETGWREQEKTFQPIA, encoded by the coding sequence ATGTCTGTGCTTCGTTCTGTTCTATTTAACGTTCTGGCTTTTCTGCTTACGCTGCTTATGGGTTTTGGGGCTTTTCCCATTCGCTGGTTTGCGCACAGGCTGGCGCTGCCTTATGCAAAATTGTGGTCTCGGCTGGTTTTGGCGCTGTTTCGCAGCATCTGCGGTGTAAAGGTAGAAATTACGGGGCTGGAGCATCTGCCTGCCAATGGTCCGGCACTTATTGCATCCCAACATCAATCCGCTTTTGATACGCTGGTATGGATGCTGCTGCTGCCCCGGCCGTGTTATGTTATGAAGGGTGAATTGCGGCGTATTCCACTGCTTGGCCCCATGCTGGTTTTAACCGGTATGATGCCTATTGAGCGTGCAGCAGGGGCCAAGGCTATGCGCATGTTGTTGCAGGAAACAGACAAAGCCCTGAAGGCAGACCGGCAGATTATTATTTTTCCTGAGGGCACACGCACGGCACCGGGTGAGCACGTAGCACTTAAACCGGGCATTGCCGCCATGGCCAACCACGCCAAACTGCCGGTTATTCCGGTTGCTACCAATTCTGGCCTGTTCTGGGGGCGCAATGCGTTTTTCAAACGCTCTGGCGTTTTGCACATTGCCATTGGCCCAGCCGTAGGCCCAGCCAAGCGTGCGGCCTTGCTGGCGGATATTGAAACAGGGTGGCGCGAACAAGAAAAAACATTTCAGCCGATAGCTTGA
- a CDS encoding DUF2125 domain-containing protein, translating into MKKAFLSFAVGAGGCFLVLSGYWWASAQYLQKQADNMPSGCQAHYTSRAVNGWPWYAQLDTQNTRMVCTPLLAARSSAFQIIYAAARVTADTAFWRPFSIHVRLISPMVMETLHDEQEGEDAPVMLRMEGDPIELDLPLSRKAAGHAVFQVSFLHVLFPAGASQMGDMVLQNVRGKAFWNMQATQEQSTAAIFVKAQRWGITDWQTALEHVQAAVAIPGPATNVRESVFPSNGAAAWPDVLVQRFTARWRDLNLNMTGQVRGGELLRPTGDFWLSVANWQPFLENLRREGTLSAQEASGMATMLARITREQPGNLQMPLMLRNGTMQLGTLPVSALQPVFQAARHAAQEAGAQTGHASAN; encoded by the coding sequence ATGAAAAAAGCTTTTCTTAGTTTTGCTGTGGGGGCTGGCGGCTGCTTTTTGGTTTTAAGTGGCTATTGGTGGGCAAGTGCGCAGTATCTGCAAAAGCAGGCAGATAACATGCCATCTGGGTGCCAAGCGCATTACACATCCCGCGCGGTGAATGGATGGCCGTGGTATGCGCAGTTGGATACGCAAAATACGCGCATGGTATGCACGCCATTATTAGCGGCGCGCTCTTCTGCTTTTCAGATCATTTACGCTGCAGCCCGCGTTACGGCAGATACCGCTTTCTGGCGGCCCTTTTCCATACATGTGCGGCTGATTAGCCCGATGGTAATGGAAACACTCCATGATGAGCAGGAAGGGGAAGATGCTCCCGTTATGCTGCGTATGGAGGGAGACCCCATAGAACTTGATCTTCCGTTAAGCAGAAAGGCGGCAGGCCATGCCGTTTTCCAGGTTTCTTTTCTGCATGTACTGTTTCCTGCTGGTGCCAGTCAGATGGGCGATATGGTGCTGCAAAATGTGCGCGGCAAAGCCTTTTGGAACATGCAGGCTACGCAGGAACAAAGCACTGCCGCCATTTTTGTTAAGGCCCAGCGTTGGGGCATAACAGATTGGCAGACGGCGTTGGAGCATGTGCAAGCCGCTGTTGCTATTCCTGGGCCTGCAACAAATGTGAGAGAAAGTGTTTTTCCATCTAATGGTGCCGCTGCATGGCCCGATGTGTTGGTGCAACGTTTTACAGCCCGTTGGCGTGATCTGAACTTGAACATGACAGGGCAGGTGCGCGGAGGAGAGCTTTTACGCCCTACGGGTGATTTCTGGCTAAGCGTTGCAAACTGGCAGCCTTTTTTAGAAAACTTGCGGCGTGAAGGCACACTCTCTGCGCAGGAGGCCTCGGGCATGGCTACCATGCTGGCACGTATTACGCGGGAACAGCCGGGTAACCTGCAAATGCCGTTGATGTTGCGCAACGGCACCATGCAGTTGGGAACACTTCCTGTTTCTGCCTTGCAACCTGTTTTTCAGGCGGCGCGCCATGCAGCGCAAGAAGCCGGAGCACAAACCGGACATGCATCTGCAAACTGA